DNA sequence from the Candidatus Binatia bacterium genome:
GCGGAGAATGACGGACAGCACTCCAAGGTCGGGCCGGCCGGCGAAGTCGCGTTTGTCGCTGATCTCGGTCGATGCAAAGACCGTATCCCCGGCAAAGATGGGAGCGGTGTGCCGGCCCGTCCTATAACCGATGTCGGCGATCGTATTGTCGGCGATATCGGGACACGACAGGCCGAGGCAGAGTTGGAAGGGAATGCCGCCGTAGACAATCAGCTTGCCGCCGAGGAACTTCTCCGGATTGCGGTCGATCATGTACTGGTTGCAGTGCACCTGGGAGGTATTGTCGAGCATCGCCGTCATGGCGATATGCTCGCTGGTCATCACGCGCCCGCGCGAATGCTCGATCGTGTCGCCAACATTGAAGTCCTCGAAGTAGGTGTCGGGGCTGGTGAGGTGTGCGAGTTCACCGTAGTTGCGCCCGGGGTCGTACGGCGGCAGCTCGAGATCGCACTGTACGGGGGGGACGGCGGCGATGGTGGCTTCCTTCACTTCGATGCGCGGATCCGATTTCCAGACCTGTACCTTGCGTTCGTAGGTCAGGACGACCTCGCGGTTCTGGTTGCGGCCGGTGGTCTGCACGTGCACGACTCCGAGAACGGGTTCGCGGCTGGACGGCCGAACTCCGAGAACGACTGACGACACCTCGACGGTGTCGCCCACGAACAAAGGTGCGCCGAAGCGCATGTCGATGTATTCGAGGTTGGCGCGGGCATTCTCGGAGATATCTTCGACGCTTTGGCTGAAGACAACGGCCATGGTCAGTCCGGGCGGACAGATCAGATCGCGATACCCGTAGCGTTCGGCGTAGTGCCGGTTCTTGCTCAGCGGGTTGGTGGTCATCGTGAATTCGGTAAAGGCGTTGAACAGGCCTTCGGTGACCGTCTTGCCGACTTTGTGGCGAAACGTGTGGCCGACGCGGAAGTCTTCGAGGAAATTGCCCTTTTTCT
Encoded proteins:
- a CDS encoding MaoC family dehydratase, with the protein product MAVIHKKKGNFLEDFRVGHTFRHKVGKTVTEGLFNAFTEFTMTTNPLSKNRHYAERYGYRDLICPPGLTMAVVFSQSVEDISENARANLEYIDMRFGAPLFVGDTVEVSSVVLGVRPSSREPVLGVVHVQTTGRNQNREVVLTYERKVQVWKSDPRIEVKEATIAAVPPVQCDLELPPYDPGRNYGELAHLTSPDTYFEDFNVGDTIEHSRGRVMTSEHIAMTAMLDNTSQVHCNQYMIDRNPEKFLGGKLIVYGGIPFQLCLGLSCPDIADNTIADIGYRTGRHTAPIFAGDTVFASTEISDKRDFAGRPDLGVLSVILRGHKFLRKNDDFEKVDIFYLERELATKRRSHYA